Within Campylobacter jejuni, the genomic segment CAGGTATGGTTGTTGGGGTTGCAGCTTCTTTGATTCCGTTTTTAGAGCACGATGATGCAAATAGAGCGCTAATGGGTTCAAACATGCAACGTCAAGCTGTGCCACTTCTTACTGCTTCAGCTCCGATAGTAGGAACAGGTATGGAACAAATTATTGCGCGTGATGCTTGGGAGGCTGTTAAAGCAAAGCGTGGCGGTGTGGTTGAGAAAGTGGATAATAAAAGCATTTTCATTTTAGGTGAAGATGATAAAGGTCCATTTATTGACCATTACACTATGGAGAAAAATTTAAGAACCAATCAAAATACAAATTATATTCAACATCCTATTGTTAAAAAAGGTGATATAGTAAAAGCAGGACAAATTATCGCAGATGGTCCTTCTATGGATCAAGGCGAACTTGCTATAGGTAAAAATGCTTTAATCGCTTTTATGCCTTGGAATGGTTATAACTATGAGGATGCTATAGTTGTAAGTGAGAGAATTATTCGTGAAGATACCTTTACAAGTGTGCACATTTATGAAAAAGAAATTGAAGCAAGAGAACTAAAAGACGGTATAGAAGAAATTACCAAAGATATCCCAAATGTAAAAGAAGAAGATGTTGCACATCTTGATGAGAGCGGTATTGCAAAAATTGGTACCCATATCAAACCAGGTATGATTTTGGTGGGTAAGGTTTCTCCAAAAGGTGAGGTTAAACCAACTCCTGAAGAAAGACTTTTAAGAGCTATTTTTGGAGAAAAAGCAGGACATGTTGTGAATAAATCACTTTATGCAACCGCTTCTTTAGAGGGTGTTGTTGTGGATGTTAAAATTTTCACTAAAAAAGGCTATGAAAAAGATGATCGTGCAATAAAATCTTATGATAAAGAAAAAATGGCTTTAGAAAAAGAACATCATGATAGACTTTTGATGATGGATAGAGAAGAAATGCTTCGTGTTTGTGCTCTTCTTTCCAAAGCCCCTTTAAATAGTGATCAAAAAATTGGAGATAAAAATTATAAAAAAGGACAAACCGCAGATATTAGCGAACTTGAAAAAATCAATCGTTTTACTTTAACAACTTTGATTAAAGCTTATTCTAAAGAGATTCAAAAAGAATACGATGATTTAAAAAATCATTTCCAAAATGAGAAGAAAAAATTAAAAGCAGAACACGATGAAAAGCTTGAAATTTTAGAAAAAGATGATATTTTACCAAGTGGGGTAATTAAGCTTGTTAAAGTTTATATTGCTACAAAGAGAAAGCTTAAAGTCGGTGATAAAATGGCAGGACGTCACGGAAATAAAGGTATAGTTTCAACTATAGTTCCTGAAGTGGATATGCCTTATTTACCAAATGGTAAAAGTGTGGATATTGCACTTAATCCACTTGGCGTTCCAAGTCGTATGAATATAGGTCAAATTTTAGAAAGCCATTTGGGTTTAATTGGACTTAGACTCGGAGATCAGATTCAAGAAATTTTTGACAGAAAGCAAAAAGATTTTCTTAAAGAATTAAGAGCAAAAATGCTTGAAATTTGTTCTATTCCAAGACTTGCAAGCGAAAAAGAATTTATTAAAAGCTTAAGTGATGAAGAGCTTTTAAACTATGCTAGAGACTGGAGTAAAGGAGTTAAATTTGCTACTCCTGTTTTTGAAGGTGTAAATATAGAAGAATTTAGCAAGCTTTTTGAAATGGCCAAGATAGATATGGACGGCAAAACAGAACTTTATGATGGACGCACGGGTGAGAAAATCGCAGAGCGTGTTCATGTAGGATGTATGTATATGCTAAAACTCCACCACTTGGTTGATGAGAAAGTTCACGCAAGAAGTACAGGACCTTATAGTCTAGTTACCCAGCAGCCTGTGGGTGGTAAAGCACTCTTTGGGGGACAAAGATTTGGGGAGATGGAAGTTTGGGCACTTGAAGCTTATGGAGCGGCTCATACTTTAAGAGAAATGTTAACTATCAAATCAGATGATGTGGAAGGTAGATTTAGTGCTTATAAAGCATTGACAAAAGGTGAAAATGTTCCAGCAACGGGAATTCCTGAAACATTTTTTGTATTAACCAATGAGCTTAAATCTCTTGCTTTAGATGTTGAGATTTTTGATAAGGATGAAGATAATGAGTAAATTTAAAGTAATAGAAATCAAAGAAGATGCAAGACCTAGGGATTTTGAAGCGTTTCAACTAAGACTTGCAAGTCCTGAAAAAATCAAATCATGGTCTTATGGAGAAGTAAAAAAACCAGAAACTATCAATTATAGAACCTTAAAGCCTGAAAGAGATGGGCTTTTTTGTGCAAAGATTTTTGGACCTATAAGAGATTATGAATGTCTTTGTGGCAAGTATAAAAAAATGCGTTTTAAAGGCGTTAAATGTGAAAAATGTGGTGTTGAAGTAGCAAATTCAAAAGTGCGTCGTTCTAGAATGGGACATATCGAGCTTGTAACTCCTGTGGCCCATATTTGGTATGTTAATTCTCTTCCGAGTCGTATAGGAACGCTTTTGGGTGTTAAGATGAAAGATCTTGAGCGTGTGCTTTATTATGAAGCTTATATCGTTGAAAATCCAGGCGATGCTTTCTATGATAATGAAAGCGCCAAAAAAGTAGAATATTGTGATGTTTTAAATGAAGAGCAATATCAAAATTTAATGCAACGCTATGAAAATAGTGGCTTTAAAGCAAGAATGGGTGGAGAAGTTGTTCGTGATTTACTTGCAAATTTAGATCTTGTGGCACTTTTAAATCAGCTTAAAGAAGAAATGGCGGCTACAAATTCAGAGGCTAAGAAAAAAACCATCATTAAACGCTTAAAAGTAGTAGAAAATTTCTTAAATTCAAATTTAAACGCCAATACCGATAGTGATGAAGCCGTACCAAATCGTCCTGAATGGATGATGATTACAAATCTTCCAGTTTTACCGCCAGATTTGCGTCCTTTAGTGGCTTTAGATGGTGGAAAATTTGCAGTTTCTGATGTGAATGACTTATATCGTCGTGTTATCAATAGAAATACACGTCTTAAAAAACTTATGGAACTTGATGCACCTGAAATCATTATCAGAAATGAAAAAAGAATGCTTCAAGAGGCTGTTGATGCACTTTTTGACAACGGTCGTCGTGCTAATGCTGTAAAAGGAGCAAATAAACGCCCATTAAAATCTTTAAGTGAAATTATTAAAGGTAAACAGGGACGTTTCAGACAAAACTTACTTGGTAAAAGGGTTGATTTTTCAGGTCGTAGCGTTATTGTTGTGGGTCCAAAACTTAGAATGGATCAATGTGGTTTACCTAAAAAAATGGCTTTAGAGCTCTTTAAGCCACATCTTTTAGCTAAGCTTGAAGAAAAAGGTTATGCAACCACAGTAAAACAAGCTAAAAAAATGATAGAAAATAAAACTAATGAAGTTTGGGAATGTTTAGAAGAGGTAGTAAAAGGGCATCCTGTTATGCTAAACCGTGCGCCTACTTTACATAAACTTTCTATTCAAGCTTTTCATCCTGTTTTAGTGGAAGGTAAGGCTATACAACTTCATCCTTTAGTTTGCGCAGCATTTAACGCAGACTTTGATGGGGATCAAATGGCGGTGCATGTGCCACTTTCTCAAGAGGCCATTGCGGAATGTAAGGTACTTATGCTTTCATCAATGAATATTCTTTTGCCAGCAAGCGGTAAGTCTGTAACCGTTCCATCGCAAGATATGGTTTTAGGAATTTATTATCTTTCATTGGAAAAAGCCGGTGCTAAAGGTTCGCATAAAATTTGTACAGGCATTGATGAAGTGATGATGGCACTTGAAAGCAAGTGTTTGGATATTCATGCGAGTATACAAACTATGGTAGATGGTAGAAAGATTACCACTACAGCAGGAAGATTGATTATTAAATCCATTTTACCTGATTTTGTGCCTGAAAATAGCTGGAATAAAGTCTTGAAGAAAAAAGACATTGCTGTGCTTGTGGATTATGTTTATAAACAAGGTGGTTTAGAGATTACAGCAAGTTTCTTGGATAGACTTAAAAATTTAGGTTTTGAGTATGCAACTAAAGCAGGTATTTCAATTTCGATTGCAGATATTATTGTTCCTAATGACAAGCAAAAAGCTATTGATGAAGCAAAAAAACAAGTAAGAGAAATTCAAAATTCTTATAATCTTGGTTTGATTACTTCAGGGGAAAGATACAATAAAATCATTGATATTTGGAAAAGTACAAACAATGTCCTTTCAAAAGAGATGATGAAGCTTGTAGAAAAAGATAAAGAAGGTTTTAACTCTATTTATATGATGGCAGATTCTGGTGCTAGGGGTAGTGCGGCTCAAATTTCTCAGCTTGCTGCGATGAGAGGACTTATGACTAAACCTGATGGTTCTATTATCGAAACTCCTATTATTTCGAATTTCCGTGAAGGGCTAAATGTTCTTGAATACTTTATTTCAACTCACGGTGCTAGAAAAGGTCTTGCAGATACCGCTCTTAAAACAGCAAATGCGGGTTATTTGACAAGAAAACTTATCGATGTTGCGCAAAATGTAAAAATTACCATTGAAGATTGTGGAACACATGAGGGTGTTGAAATCAATGAAATTACCGCAGATAGCTCTATTATAGAAACTTTAGAAGAAAGAATTTTAGGCAGGGTTTTAGCTGAAGATGTGATCGATCCTATTACAAATTCTGTGCTTTTTGCAGAAGGAACTTTAATGGATGAGGAAAAAGCAAAAATTCTTGGAGAAAGCGGTATAAAAAGTGTCAATATCCGCACTCCTATTACCTGCAAAGCTAAAAAAGGAATTTGTGCAAAATGTTATGGTATCAATCTTGGTGAAGGTAAATTAGTAAAACCAGGCGAAGCAGTAGGAATTATTTCCGCTCAATCTATCGGCGAACCAGGAACGCAGTTAACTCTAAGAACTTTCCACAGCGGGGGAACTGCAAGTACAGATTTACAAGATAGACAAGTAAGCGCACAAAAAGAAGGTTTTATAAGATTTTATAATCTTAAAACTTATAAAAACAAAGAAGGTAAAAATATCGTAGCAAATCGTAGAAATGCGGCGATTTTACTTGTGGAGCCAAAAATCAAAACTCCATTTAAAGGTGTGATTAATATAGAAAATATTCATGAAGATGTGATTGTTTCTATTAAAGATAAAAAACAAGAAGTAAAATACATACTAAGAAAATACGATCTTGCTAAACCAAATGAATTAGCAGGTGTAAGTGGCAGTATAGATGGAAAACTTTATTTGCCATATCAAAGCGGTATGCAAGTAGAAGAAAGTGAAAGTATCGTAGAAGTGATTAAAGAGGGTTGGAATGTGCCAAATCGTATTCCTTTTGCGAGTGAAATTTTAGTAGAAGATGGTGAGCCTGTAGTGCAAAATATCAAAGCAGGCGAAAAAGGAACGCTTAAATTTTATATCCTTAAAGGCGATGGTTTAGATAGAGTAAAAAATGTTAAAAAAGGCGATATTGTTAAAGAAAAAGGATTCTTTGTAGTGATTGCTGATGAAAATGATAGAGAAGCAAAAAGACACTATATCCCAAGAGAATCTAAGATAGAATTTAACGATAGTGAAAAAATTGATGATGCAAATACTATCATCGCAAGTGCTCCTAAAAAAGAAAGAAAAGTGATTGCAGAATGGGATGCTTATAATAATACTATCATTGCAGAAATTGATGGTGTTATAAGCTTTGAGGATATTGAAGCAGGTTATAGTGCTGATGAGCAAATTGATGAAGCTACAGGTAAGCGTTCTTTAGTGATTAATGAGTATTTGCCAAGCGGAGTTAGACCGACTTTGGTAATTGCAGGAAAAGGTGATAAGGCTGTGCGTTATCAGCTTGAACCAAAAACCGTTATTTTTGTTCATGATGGTGATAAAATCGCTCAAGCAGATATTTTAGCAAAAACTCCAAAAGCTGCAGCTAAATCAAAAGATATTACAGGAGGTCTTCCAAGAGTTTCTGAACTTTTTGAAGCAAGAAAACCAAAAAATGCGGCTGTGATTGCAGAAATTGATGGTGTTGTTCATTTTGATAAACCTTTGCGTTCTAAAGAAAGAATCATTATTCAAGCAGAAGATGGTACAAGTGCTGAGTATTTAATCGATAAATCAAAACATATTCAAGTAAGAGATGGCGAGTTTATCCATGCAGGTGAAAAACTTACAGATGGAGTTGTTTCAAGTCATGATGTGCTTAAAATTTTGGGTGAAAAAGCCTTGCATTATTATTTGATTTCTGAAATTCAACAAGTTTATCGCGGACAAGGTGTTGTGATTTCTGATAAACATATAGAAGTTATCGTTTCTCAAATGCTAAGACAAGTAAAAGTTGTAGATAGTGGACATACGAAATTTATCGAGGGTGATTTGGTTTCAAGACGTAAATTCCGTGAAGAAAACGAAAGAATCATTAGAATGGGTGGAGAACCTGCTATTGCTGAGCCTGTGCTTTTAGGTGTAACAAGAGCAGCGATTGGAAGTGATAGTGTGATTTCTGCGGCTTCATTCCAAGAAACTACCAAAGTTTTAACCGAAGCAAGCATAGCGGGTAAATTTGACTACTTAGAAGATTTAAAAGAAAATGTTATTTTAGGTAGAATGATTCCTGTTGGAACAGGGCTTTATGGCGAACAAAATTTAAAACTTAAAGAACAAGAATAAAACTCTATTTTATAGCCCTTCGGGGCTATATTTCTTCATTTTCAATCTTTTTAACTAAAATATAAGCAAAATTTAGATATCATCCAAAGTTTATTACATTTTTAAAGAAAGGAATTATTGTGCCTACCATAAATCAATTGGTTAGAAAAGAGCGCAAAAAAGTTTTAGAAAAATCTAAATCTCCAGCGCTTAAAAATTGTCCACAAAGAAGGGGAGTTTGCACTAGGGTTTATACTACAACACCTAAAAAACCAAACTCAGCGTTAAGAAAAGTTGCCAAAGTAAGACTTACTAGTGGCTTTGAAGTGATCAGCTATATCGGCGGTGAAGGTCATAACTTACAAGAACACAGCATTGTTTTAGTGCGTGGTGGTAGGGTAAAAGACTTACCAGGGGTTAAATATCACATCGTTCGTGGTGCTCTTGATACAGCAGGTGTTGCAAAAAGAACAGTTTCTCGTTCTAAATATGGTGCTAAACGCCCTAAAGCAGGCGCTGCAAAATAATCATTCATACAGACAAATCCGTTAGATTTGATTTTGTTTGAGTAAAATTTAAAATTTGAAGGAAAAATAATGAGAAGAAGAAAAGCTCCGGTAAGAGAAGTCTTGCCTGATCCGATTTATGGTAATAAAGTAATCACAAAATTTATTAATTCTTTAATGTATGATGGTAAAAAAAGCACAGCTACAACAATTATGTATGGTGCTTTGGAAGCTATTGATAAAAAAGGTGGTGAGAAAAAAGGTATTGATATTTTTAATGATGCGATTGAAAATATTAAGCCTTTATTAGAAGTGAAATCTCGTCGTGTAGGTGGTGCAACCTATCAAGTTCCAGTTGAAGTTCGTCCTGCTAGACAACAAGCTTTGGCGATTCGTTGGATTATTTCTTTTGCAAGAAAAAGAAGTGAAAGAACTATGATAGACAAACTTGCAGCTGAGCTTTTAGATGCAGCAAATAGCAAAGGTGCTTCATTTAAGAAGAAAGAAGATACTTATAAAATGGCTGAAGCAAATAAAGCATTTGCTCACTATCGTTGGTAAGAAGGAGTGTGTATGTCAAGAAGTACTCCTTTAAAAAAAGTTAGAAATATCGGTATTGCTGCTCACATCGATGCGGGTAAAACGACTACATCTGAAAGAATTCTTTTCTTTACTGGTATGAGTCATAAAATCGGTGAAGTTCATGATGGTGCTGCAACTATGGACTGGATGGAACAAGAGAAAGAGCGTGGGATTACTATCACTTCTGCGGCTACAACTTGTTTTTGGAAAGATCATCAAATCAATCTTATTGACACTCCAGGCCACGTGGATTTTACAATTGAAGTTGAAAGATCTATGCGTGTTCTTGATGGTGCTGTTGCGGTATTTTGTTCAGTGGGTGGGGTGCAGCCTCAAAGTGAAACAGTTTGGAGACAAGCAAATAAATATGGTGTTCCAAGAATAGTATTTGTAAATAAAATGGATAGAATCGGTGCAAATTTCTACAATGTAGAAGATCAAATTCGCAACCGTTTAAAAGCTAATCCAGTTCCACTTCAAATTCCAATTGGTGCTGAGGATAATTTTAAAGGCGTAATCGATCTTGTAACTATGAAAGCTTTAGTTTGGGAAGATGATACTAAGCCAACGGATTATGTAGAAAAAGAAATTCCAGCTGAACTTAAAGAAAAGGCAGAAGAATATCGCACAAAAATGATAGAAGCAGTTTCTGAAACTTCAGATGAGTTGATGGAAAAATATTTAGGCGGAGAAGAATTAAGCCTTGAAGAGATTAAAACAGGGATTAAAGCAGGATGTTTAAGTCTTTCTATCGTTCCTATGCTTTGCGGTACAGCGTTTAAAAATAAAGGGGTTCAACCTTTGCTTGATGCTGTTGTGGCTTATTTACCAGCTCCTGATGAAGTGGCAAATATCAAGGGTGAATATGAAGATGGCACAGAAGTTTCTGTAAAATCAACTGATGATGGCGAGTTTGCAGGACTTGCATTTAAAATCATGACAGATCCATTTGTAGGACAACTTACTTTCGTGCGTGTTTATCGCGGTTGTTTAGAAAGCGGTTCTTATGCGTATAACTCAACTAAAGATAAAAAAGAAAGAATTGGTCGTTTGTTAAAAATGCACTCTAACAAAAGAGAAGAGATTAAAGTGCTTTACGCAGGCGAAATTGGTGCTGTTGTAGGACTTAAAGATACTTTAACAGGGGATACTCTTGCAAGTGAAAAAGATAAGGTAATCCTTGAAAGAATGGATTTTCCAGATCCAGTTATTTCTGTTGCAGTTGAGCCAAAAACTAAAGCTGATCAAGAAAAAATGTCTATTGCTTTAAATAAATTAGCACAAGAAGATCCAAGTTTTAGAGTTTCTACAGATGAAGAAAGTGGTCAAACTATCATTTCAGGTATGGGTGAGTTACACCTTGAAATTATCGTTGATAGAATGCTTCGTGAATTTAAAGTTGAAGCTGAAGTAGGTCAACCACAAGTTGCTTATCGCGAAACTATTAGAAAAACTGTTGAACAAGAATACAAATACGCTAAACAATCAGGTGGTCGTGGTCAGTATGGACATGTATTCTTACGCCTTGAACCACTTGAGCCAGGTAGTGGATATGAATTTGTTAATGATATCAAAGGTGGGGTAATTCCAAAAGAATACATTCCTGCAGTTGATAAAGGTGTTCAAGAAGCATTACAAAATGGTGTTTTAGCAGGTTATCCTGTGGAAGATGTTAAAGTAACTGTTTATGATGGAAGTTATCACGAGGTGGATTCATCTGAGATGGCGTTTAAACTTGCTGCTTCTATGGGCTTTAAAGAAGGTGCTAGAAAAGCAGGCGCTGTGATCTTAGAGCCTATGATGAAAGTTGAAGTAGAAACTCCTGAAGATTATATGGGTGATGTTATTGGAGATCTTAACAAACGCCGTGGTCAAGTAAATAGCATGGATGAGCGTGGTGGAAATAAAATCATCACAGCATTTTGTCCTTTGGCTGAAATG encodes:
- the rpoB gene encoding DNA-directed RNA polymerase subunit beta, producing the protein MCDMLDNKLGNRLRVDFSNISKQIEIPNLLQLQKKSFDYFLNLDNGESGIEKVFKSIFPIHDPQNRLSLEYVSSEIGKPKYTIRECMERGLTYSVNLKMKIRLTLHEKDEKTGEKVGVRDIKEQEIYIREIPLMTDRVSFIINGVERVVVNQLHRSPGVIFKEEESSTVANKLVYTAQIIPDRGSWLYFEYDAKDVLYVRINKRRKVPVTMLFRALGYKKQDIIKLFYPIQTIHVKKDKFLTEFNPNDFMDRIEYDIKDEKGKIVHQAGKRLTKKKAEQLIKDGLKWIEYPVEILLNRYLANPISDKESGEVLFDSLTLLDESKLAKIKEQKSFDIANDLANGVDTAIINSFAQDGETLKLLKQSENIDDENDLAAIRIYKVMRPGEPVVKDAAKAFVNDLFFNPERYDLTKVGRMKMNHKLGLEVPEYVTVLTNEDIIKTAKYLIKVKNGKGHIDDRDHLGNRRIRSIGELLANELHLGLAKMQKAIRDKFTSLNADLDKVMPYDLINPKMITTTIIEFFTGGQLSQFMDQTNPLSEVTHKRRLSALGEGGLVKERAGFEVRDVHATHYGRICPVETPEGQNIGLINTLSTYAKVNELGFVEAPYRKVVNGKVTNEVVYLTATQEEGLFIAPASTKVDAKGNIVEEFVEARQDGETILARREEVQLIDLCSGMVVGVAASLIPFLEHDDANRALMGSNMQRQAVPLLTASAPIVGTGMEQIIARDAWEAVKAKRGGVVEKVDNKSIFILGEDDKGPFIDHYTMEKNLRTNQNTNYIQHPIVKKGDIVKAGQIIADGPSMDQGELAIGKNALIAFMPWNGYNYEDAIVVSERIIREDTFTSVHIYEKEIEARELKDGIEEITKDIPNVKEEDVAHLDESGIAKIGTHIKPGMILVGKVSPKGEVKPTPEERLLRAIFGEKAGHVVNKSLYATASLEGVVVDVKIFTKKGYEKDDRAIKSYDKEKMALEKEHHDRLLMMDREEMLRVCALLSKAPLNSDQKIGDKNYKKGQTADISELEKINRFTLTTLIKAYSKEIQKEYDDLKNHFQNEKKKLKAEHDEKLEILEKDDILPSGVIKLVKVYIATKRKLKVGDKMAGRHGNKGIVSTIVPEVDMPYLPNGKSVDIALNPLGVPSRMNIGQILESHLGLIGLRLGDQIQEIFDRKQKDFLKELRAKMLEICSIPRLASEKEFIKSLSDEELLNYARDWSKGVKFATPVFEGVNIEEFSKLFEMAKIDMDGKTELYDGRTGEKIAERVHVGCMYMLKLHHLVDEKVHARSTGPYSLVTQQPVGGKALFGGQRFGEMEVWALEAYGAAHTLREMLTIKSDDVEGRFSAYKALTKGENVPATGIPETFFVLTNELKSLALDVEIFDKDEDNE
- the rpsL gene encoding 30S ribosomal protein S12 encodes the protein MPTINQLVRKERKKVLEKSKSPALKNCPQRRGVCTRVYTTTPKKPNSALRKVAKVRLTSGFEVISYIGGEGHNLQEHSIVLVRGGRVKDLPGVKYHIVRGALDTAGVAKRTVSRSKYGAKRPKAGAAK
- the rpsG gene encoding 30S ribosomal protein S7; translation: MRRRKAPVREVLPDPIYGNKVITKFINSLMYDGKKSTATTIMYGALEAIDKKGGEKKGIDIFNDAIENIKPLLEVKSRRVGGATYQVPVEVRPARQQALAIRWIISFARKRSERTMIDKLAAELLDAANSKGASFKKKEDTYKMAEANKAFAHYRW
- the rpoC gene encoding DNA-directed RNA polymerase subunit beta'; translated protein: MSKFKVIEIKEDARPRDFEAFQLRLASPEKIKSWSYGEVKKPETINYRTLKPERDGLFCAKIFGPIRDYECLCGKYKKMRFKGVKCEKCGVEVANSKVRRSRMGHIELVTPVAHIWYVNSLPSRIGTLLGVKMKDLERVLYYEAYIVENPGDAFYDNESAKKVEYCDVLNEEQYQNLMQRYENSGFKARMGGEVVRDLLANLDLVALLNQLKEEMAATNSEAKKKTIIKRLKVVENFLNSNLNANTDSDEAVPNRPEWMMITNLPVLPPDLRPLVALDGGKFAVSDVNDLYRRVINRNTRLKKLMELDAPEIIIRNEKRMLQEAVDALFDNGRRANAVKGANKRPLKSLSEIIKGKQGRFRQNLLGKRVDFSGRSVIVVGPKLRMDQCGLPKKMALELFKPHLLAKLEEKGYATTVKQAKKMIENKTNEVWECLEEVVKGHPVMLNRAPTLHKLSIQAFHPVLVEGKAIQLHPLVCAAFNADFDGDQMAVHVPLSQEAIAECKVLMLSSMNILLPASGKSVTVPSQDMVLGIYYLSLEKAGAKGSHKICTGIDEVMMALESKCLDIHASIQTMVDGRKITTTAGRLIIKSILPDFVPENSWNKVLKKKDIAVLVDYVYKQGGLEITASFLDRLKNLGFEYATKAGISISIADIIVPNDKQKAIDEAKKQVREIQNSYNLGLITSGERYNKIIDIWKSTNNVLSKEMMKLVEKDKEGFNSIYMMADSGARGSAAQISQLAAMRGLMTKPDGSIIETPIISNFREGLNVLEYFISTHGARKGLADTALKTANAGYLTRKLIDVAQNVKITIEDCGTHEGVEINEITADSSIIETLEERILGRVLAEDVIDPITNSVLFAEGTLMDEEKAKILGESGIKSVNIRTPITCKAKKGICAKCYGINLGEGKLVKPGEAVGIISAQSIGEPGTQLTLRTFHSGGTASTDLQDRQVSAQKEGFIRFYNLKTYKNKEGKNIVANRRNAAILLVEPKIKTPFKGVINIENIHEDVIVSIKDKKQEVKYILRKYDLAKPNELAGVSGSIDGKLYLPYQSGMQVEESESIVEVIKEGWNVPNRIPFASEILVEDGEPVVQNIKAGEKGTLKFYILKGDGLDRVKNVKKGDIVKEKGFFVVIADENDREAKRHYIPRESKIEFNDSEKIDDANTIIASAPKKERKVIAEWDAYNNTIIAEIDGVISFEDIEAGYSADEQIDEATGKRSLVINEYLPSGVRPTLVIAGKGDKAVRYQLEPKTVIFVHDGDKIAQADILAKTPKAAAKSKDITGGLPRVSELFEARKPKNAAVIAEIDGVVHFDKPLRSKERIIIQAEDGTSAEYLIDKSKHIQVRDGEFIHAGEKLTDGVVSSHDVLKILGEKALHYYLISEIQQVYRGQGVVISDKHIEVIVSQMLRQVKVVDSGHTKFIEGDLVSRRKFREENERIIRMGGEPAIAEPVLLGVTRAAIGSDSVISAASFQETTKVLTEASIAGKFDYLEDLKENVILGRMIPVGTGLYGEQNLKLKEQE
- the fusA gene encoding elongation factor G, whose product is MSRSTPLKKVRNIGIAAHIDAGKTTTSERILFFTGMSHKIGEVHDGAATMDWMEQEKERGITITSAATTCFWKDHQINLIDTPGHVDFTIEVERSMRVLDGAVAVFCSVGGVQPQSETVWRQANKYGVPRIVFVNKMDRIGANFYNVEDQIRNRLKANPVPLQIPIGAEDNFKGVIDLVTMKALVWEDDTKPTDYVEKEIPAELKEKAEEYRTKMIEAVSETSDELMEKYLGGEELSLEEIKTGIKAGCLSLSIVPMLCGTAFKNKGVQPLLDAVVAYLPAPDEVANIKGEYEDGTEVSVKSTDDGEFAGLAFKIMTDPFVGQLTFVRVYRGCLESGSYAYNSTKDKKERIGRLLKMHSNKREEIKVLYAGEIGAVVGLKDTLTGDTLASEKDKVILERMDFPDPVISVAVEPKTKADQEKMSIALNKLAQEDPSFRVSTDEESGQTIISGMGELHLEIIVDRMLREFKVEAEVGQPQVAYRETIRKTVEQEYKYAKQSGGRGQYGHVFLRLEPLEPGSGYEFVNDIKGGVIPKEYIPAVDKGVQEALQNGVLAGYPVEDVKVTVYDGSYHEVDSSEMAFKLAASMGFKEGARKAGAVILEPMMKVEVETPEDYMGDVIGDLNKRRGQVNSMDERGGNKIITAFCPLAEMFGYSTDLRSQTQGRATYSMEFDHYDEVPKNVADEIIKKRNG